From Rhodopseudomonas palustris, a single genomic window includes:
- a CDS encoding lysophospholipid acyltransferase family protein gives MATPAFVKRITRSDAVLSLGVNFSKIYFKFVMWTGRYDRQAAPIPEPYILAMWHGRLIMAPMLQTKSKPLVALISGHRDGKIISRVGAAFGIQTAVGSSSRGGMRAAREMMRLGKSGHSLFVTPDGPRGPRMRINSEGVLDMARLTGLPILPVSVSLSRHKLLRSWDRLMLPGLFAKVAIRFGEPITVEAGSPTAEIAERLQAALTAAQNETDRIVGLQPVEAT, from the coding sequence ATGGCCACGCCCGCTTTCGTCAAACGCATTACGCGATCGGATGCGGTCCTGTCGCTCGGCGTCAACTTTTCCAAGATCTATTTTAAGTTCGTGATGTGGACCGGCCGATACGATCGGCAGGCCGCTCCGATCCCGGAGCCTTACATTCTGGCGATGTGGCACGGGCGGCTGATCATGGCGCCGATGCTGCAGACCAAGAGCAAGCCGCTGGTCGCGCTGATCAGTGGGCATCGCGACGGCAAGATCATCTCCCGGGTCGGGGCCGCGTTCGGGATTCAGACTGCGGTCGGTTCGTCCTCGCGCGGCGGCATGCGGGCGGCGCGCGAAATGATGCGGCTTGGAAAGTCCGGCCACAGTCTGTTCGTCACGCCCGACGGCCCGCGCGGTCCGCGGATGCGCATCAACAGCGAGGGCGTTCTCGATATGGCGCGGCTGACCGGGCTGCCGATCCTGCCGGTCTCGGTCAGTCTGTCTCGTCACAAGCTGCTTCGGAGCTGGGATCGGCTGATGCTGCCGGGATTGTTCGCGAAGGTTGCGATCCGGTTCGGCGAGCCGATTACCGTCGAGGCCGGCTCGCCGACCGCAGAGATCGCCGAGCGGCTGCAGGCAGCTCTGACCGCCGCGCAGAACGAAACCGACCGGATCGTCGGCCTTCAGCCGGTCGAAGCGACCTGA
- the rpsA gene encoding 30S ribosomal protein S1 — protein sequence MASTDTYNPTRDDFAAMLDESFAGGNLQESSVIKGKVVAIEKDMAVIDVGLKTEGRVPLREFAGPGRDNEIKVGDTVEVFLDRIENALGEAVLSRDKARREESWGKLEKAFNNNEKVFGVIFNQVKGGFTVDLDGAVAFLPRSQVDIRPIRDVAPLMNNSQPFQILKMDRRRGNIVVSRRTVLEETRAEQRQELVQNLEEGQVIDGVVKNITDYGAFVDLGGIDGLLHVTDIAWRRVNHPTEVLTIGQTVKVKIIKINHETHRISLGMKQLLDDPWQGIEAKYPLNARFTGRVTNITDYGAFVELEPGIEGLIHVSEMSWTKKNMHPGKIVSTSQEVEVQVLEVDSVKRRISLGLKQTMRNPWEVFVEKHPVGSTVEGEVKNKTEFGLFLGLDGDVDGMVHLSDLDWKQPGEQVIDNFKKGDMVKAVVLDVDVEKERISLGVKQLEGDPFAEPGDVKKGAVVTCEVLDVKESGIDVQIVGTDFNTFIKRSELARDRNDQRSDRFAVGEKVDARVIQFDKKARKVQVSIKALEVAEEKEAIAQYGSSDSGATLGDILGTALKQRDK from the coding sequence ATGGCTTCGACTGACACTTACAACCCGACCCGCGACGATTTCGCCGCGATGCTCGACGAGTCCTTCGCCGGCGGCAACCTGCAGGAAAGCTCTGTTATCAAGGGCAAGGTCGTCGCGATCGAGAAGGACATGGCCGTCATCGACGTCGGCCTGAAGACCGAAGGCCGCGTGCCGCTGCGCGAGTTCGCCGGTCCCGGCCGCGACAACGAGATCAAGGTCGGCGATACCGTCGAGGTGTTTCTCGATCGGATCGAGAATGCGCTCGGTGAAGCCGTGCTGTCGCGCGACAAGGCGCGCCGCGAAGAGAGCTGGGGCAAGCTCGAGAAGGCCTTCAACAACAACGAGAAGGTGTTCGGCGTCATCTTCAATCAGGTCAAGGGCGGCTTCACGGTCGACCTCGACGGCGCCGTGGCGTTCCTGCCGCGCTCCCAGGTCGACATCCGTCCGATCCGCGACGTCGCGCCGCTGATGAACAACTCGCAGCCGTTCCAGATCCTCAAGATGGACCGCCGCCGCGGCAACATCGTGGTGTCGCGCCGCACGGTTCTCGAAGAGACCCGCGCCGAGCAGCGCCAGGAGCTGGTGCAGAACCTCGAAGAGGGTCAGGTGATCGACGGCGTCGTCAAGAACATCACCGATTACGGTGCGTTCGTCGACCTCGGCGGCATCGACGGCCTGCTGCACGTCACCGATATCGCCTGGCGCCGGGTCAATCACCCGACCGAGGTGCTGACCATCGGCCAGACCGTCAAGGTCAAGATCATCAAGATCAACCACGAGACCCACCGCATCTCGCTCGGCATGAAGCAACTGCTGGACGATCCGTGGCAGGGCATCGAGGCCAAGTACCCGCTGAACGCGCGCTTCACCGGCCGCGTCACCAACATCACCGACTACGGTGCATTCGTCGAGCTCGAGCCGGGCATCGAAGGCCTGATCCACGTCTCCGAGATGTCGTGGACCAAGAAGAACATGCACCCCGGCAAGATCGTTTCGACCTCTCAGGAAGTCGAAGTGCAGGTGCTCGAGGTGGATTCGGTCAAGCGCCGCATCTCGCTCGGTCTCAAGCAGACCATGCGCAATCCGTGGGAAGTGTTCGTCGAGAAGCATCCGGTCGGTTCGACCGTCGAAGGCGAGGTCAAGAACAAGACCGAGTTCGGTCTGTTCCTGGGTCTCGACGGCGACGTCGACGGCATGGTCCACCTCTCGGACCTCGACTGGAAGCAGCCGGGCGAGCAGGTGATCGACAACTTCAAGAAGGGCGACATGGTCAAGGCCGTGGTGCTCGACGTGGATGTCGAAAAGGAGCGCATCTCGCTCGGCGTCAAGCAGCTCGAAGGCGACCCCTTCGCCGAGCCGGGCGACGTCAAGAAGGGCGCGGTCGTGACCTGCGAAGTGCTCGACGTGAAGGAATCGGGCATCGACGTGCAGATCGTCGGCACCGACTTCAACACCTTCATCAAGCGTTCCGAGCTGGCGCGCGACCGCAACGACCAGCGCAGCGACCGCTTCGCGGTTGGTGAGAAGGTCGACGCCCGCGTCATCCAGTTCGACAAGAAGGCCCGCAAGGTCCAGGTGTCGATCAAGGCGCTGGAAGTGGCCGAGGAGAAGGAAGCCATCGCGCAGTACGGCTCGTCCGATTCGGGCGCGACGCTGGGCGACATTCTCGGCACCGCGCTCAAGCAGCGCGACAAGTAA
- a CDS encoding bifunctional folylpolyglutamate synthase/dihydrofolate synthase, with amino-acid sequence MSEGTAPPASLGELRARLARLHPVAIDLTLGRIERLLAALGHPERKLPPVIHVAGTNGKGSTVAFLRAILEAAGLKVHAYTSPHLVRVNETVRIAGRLVRDDELLAALTDCERINAGEPITLFEIETAAALRLFAQHPADVTLLEVGLGGRLDATNVIEHPLACVLTPISIDHTEFLGPTVADIAAEKAGILRRGAPVIVAEQRDEAMEVIEREAKRLRAPLFACGQQWHVQLEHGRLAYQDERGLLDLTAPKLFGRHQIDNAGLAIATLRAQSHFTIPQSAYQAGLLAAEWPARMQRITSGKLLDDAPAGCELWLDGGHNADGGRVAAAALGDLEERVSRPLVLIAGMMANKDAAAFLANFTGLTRHLIVVPIPDRAGAMAPEALADAGRTLDLRVDLAADVPAALRRIAALAYELPPRILITGSLYLAGHVLSLNGTPPS; translated from the coding sequence GTGAGCGAAGGCACCGCGCCGCCGGCCTCGCTCGGCGAGTTGCGCGCGCGCCTGGCGCGGCTGCATCCGGTCGCGATCGACCTCACGCTCGGCCGGATCGAGCGGCTGCTCGCGGCGCTCGGCCATCCTGAGCGCAAGCTCCCGCCGGTCATCCATGTCGCCGGCACCAACGGCAAGGGCTCGACCGTCGCGTTTCTGCGCGCGATCCTGGAAGCCGCAGGACTGAAGGTCCACGCCTACACCTCGCCGCATCTGGTCCGCGTCAACGAGACCGTCCGGATTGCCGGGCGGCTGGTTCGCGACGACGAACTGCTGGCGGCACTGACGGATTGCGAGCGCATCAATGCCGGTGAGCCGATCACGCTGTTCGAGATCGAAACCGCGGCGGCGCTGCGGCTGTTCGCCCAGCATCCCGCCGATGTCACCCTGCTCGAAGTCGGCCTCGGCGGCCGGCTCGACGCCACCAATGTAATCGAGCATCCGCTCGCTTGCGTGCTGACGCCGATCAGCATCGACCACACCGAGTTTCTCGGGCCGACCGTCGCCGACATCGCGGCCGAAAAGGCCGGCATCCTGCGCCGCGGCGCGCCGGTGATCGTCGCCGAGCAGCGCGACGAGGCGATGGAAGTGATCGAACGTGAGGCCAAGCGGCTGCGCGCCCCGCTGTTCGCCTGCGGCCAGCAATGGCACGTCCAGCTCGAACATGGCCGGCTCGCCTATCAGGACGAACGCGGCCTGCTCGATCTCACCGCCCCCAAACTGTTCGGCCGGCATCAGATCGACAATGCCGGCCTCGCGATCGCGACGCTGCGGGCGCAATCGCACTTCACGATTCCGCAGAGCGCCTACCAGGCCGGGCTGCTGGCGGCGGAGTGGCCGGCGCGGATGCAGCGGATCACGTCCGGCAAACTGCTCGATGACGCACCGGCCGGCTGCGAACTTTGGCTCGACGGCGGCCACAATGCCGACGGCGGACGCGTCGCCGCCGCAGCGCTGGGCGACCTCGAAGAGCGGGTGTCACGGCCGCTGGTGCTGATCGCCGGCATGATGGCCAACAAGGACGCCGCCGCGTTCCTCGCCAACTTCACCGGGCTGACGCGTCACCTGATCGTGGTACCGATCCCGGACCGGGCCGGCGCGATGGCGCCGGAAGCGCTGGCAGACGCCGGCCGCACCCTCGACCTGCGGGTGGATCTCGCCGCCGACGTCCCGGCGGCGCTGCGGCGGATCGCGGCGCTGGCTTACGAACTGCCGCCGCGGATCCTGATCACCGGCTCGCTGTATCTCGCCGGTCATGTGCTGAGCCTCAACGGCACACCGCCGAGTTAG
- the sppA gene encoding signal peptide peptidase SppA, which translates to MSLDSDVIVDRRRMRRKLTFWRVAAVAVAIVAVVAIGVMASPAGRGTLTTTGSIARIKIEGLIRSNNDRVEALDRLGKSSYAAVIVHINSPGGTTAGSEELHDALVRLKAKKPMVVVVEGLAASGGYIAALASEHIIAQQTSLVGSIGVLFQYPNLSELLKTVGVKVEEVKSSPLKAAPNGFEPTSPEARAAIESLVRDSYAWFRGMVQQSRKMTDDQLNVVADGRVFTGRQAVGLKLIDQLGDEKTAIAWLETAKNVKSGLPVRDYKLAPQFGDLTFLRAATSIAFDAAGLSAVARRVEQTGAMQSVERLGLDGMLALWAPSAGQ; encoded by the coding sequence ATGTCGCTTGATTCCGATGTGATCGTCGATCGCCGCCGGATGCGCAGAAAGCTGACGTTCTGGCGCGTCGCAGCGGTAGCCGTCGCGATCGTTGCGGTGGTGGCGATCGGCGTGATGGCGTCGCCGGCCGGACGCGGCACGCTCACCACCACCGGCTCGATCGCCCGCATCAAGATCGAGGGTCTGATCCGCAGCAACAACGATCGCGTCGAAGCACTCGACCGGCTCGGCAAGTCGTCCTACGCAGCCGTGATCGTGCACATCAATTCGCCCGGCGGCACCACGGCGGGCTCCGAGGAATTGCACGATGCGCTGGTGCGGTTGAAGGCGAAGAAGCCGATGGTAGTGGTCGTCGAAGGGCTCGCAGCCTCCGGCGGTTACATCGCCGCCCTCGCCTCCGAACACATCATCGCGCAGCAGACCTCGCTGGTCGGTTCGATCGGCGTGCTGTTCCAATATCCGAACCTGTCGGAGCTGTTGAAGACCGTCGGCGTCAAAGTCGAGGAGGTGAAATCGTCGCCGCTGAAAGCCGCGCCGAACGGTTTCGAGCCGACCAGCCCGGAGGCGCGCGCCGCGATCGAGTCGCTGGTGAGAGATTCCTACGCGTGGTTCCGCGGCATGGTGCAGCAGAGTCGCAAGATGACCGACGATCAGCTCAACGTCGTCGCCGATGGGCGGGTGTTCACCGGGCGCCAAGCTGTCGGCCTGAAACTGATCGACCAACTCGGCGACGAGAAGACCGCGATCGCCTGGCTGGAGACGGCGAAGAACGTCAAATCCGGTCTGCCGGTGCGCGACTACAAGCTGGCGCCGCAATTCGGCGATCTCACCTTCTTGCGCGCCGCCACCTCGATCGCGTTCGACGCCGCCGGACTGAGTGCTGTGGCGCGCCGTGTCGAACAGACCGGCGCAATGCAGTCGGTCGAACGGCTCGGCCTCGATGGCATGCTGGCGCTGTGGGCACCGTCCGCGGGTCAGTGA
- the trxA gene encoding thioredoxin: MAVGKVSDADFENEVLNAQGPVVVDFWAEWCGPCRMIAPALDEIAGAMGDKVKIVKLNVDESPVTASKYGVMSIPTLMIFKGGEMASRQVGAAPKAKLQQWISAAV, translated from the coding sequence ATGGCCGTTGGTAAGGTGTCAGACGCCGATTTCGAAAACGAGGTTCTCAACGCCCAGGGGCCTGTGGTGGTGGACTTCTGGGCCGAGTGGTGTGGCCCGTGCCGCATGATCGCGCCGGCGCTCGACGAAATCGCCGGGGCGATGGGTGACAAGGTCAAGATCGTGAAGCTCAACGTCGACGAGAGCCCGGTTACCGCCTCGAAGTACGGCGTGATGTCGATCCCGACCCTGATGATCTTCAAGGGCGGCGAGATGGCCTCGCGACAAGTCGGCGCAGCGCCGAAGGCCAAGCTGCAGCAGTGGATCAGCGCTGCGGTCTGA
- the trpA gene encoding tryptophan synthase subunit alpha — protein MTTRIDTRFTELKQQGRPALVTFVMAGDPDLDTSLQILKALPAAGADVIEIGMPFTDPMADGPAIQAAGLRALKAGTTLKKTLALVRDFRATDNATPLVLMGYYNPIYIYGVDAFLADAKAAGVDGLIIVDLPPEEDEELCLPAMKAGLNFIRLATPTTDEKRLPAVLANTSGFVYYVSITGITGSAAADASAVGAAVQRIKRHTNLPVCVGFGIRTPDAAQAIAAQANGAVVGSALIDALKASLDAEGRATKATVGAVADLVASLAAGVRGAKQAAE, from the coding sequence ATGACCACCCGCATCGACACCCGCTTCACCGAGCTGAAGCAGCAGGGCCGCCCGGCACTCGTCACCTTCGTGATGGCGGGCGATCCCGATCTCGACACCTCGCTGCAGATCCTCAAGGCGCTGCCGGCCGCAGGCGCCGACGTGATCGAGATCGGCATGCCGTTCACCGATCCGATGGCTGACGGTCCGGCGATCCAGGCCGCCGGCCTGCGCGCCCTGAAGGCCGGCACCACGCTGAAGAAGACGCTGGCGCTGGTCCGCGACTTCCGCGCCACCGACAACGCCACCCCGCTGGTGCTGATGGGGTACTACAACCCGATCTACATCTACGGCGTCGATGCCTTCCTGGCGGATGCCAAGGCGGCCGGCGTCGACGGCCTGATCATCGTCGACCTGCCGCCGGAAGAGGACGAGGAGCTGTGCCTGCCGGCGATGAAGGCCGGGCTCAACTTCATCCGCCTCGCCACCCCGACCACCGACGAAAAGCGGTTGCCGGCGGTGCTCGCCAACACTTCGGGCTTCGTCTATTACGTCTCGATCACCGGCATCACCGGATCGGCCGCGGCGGACGCCTCGGCGGTCGGCGCAGCGGTGCAGCGGATCAAGCGTCACACCAACCTGCCGGTCTGCGTCGGCTTCGGCATCCGCACGCCGGATGCGGCGCAGGCGATCGCCGCGCAGGCGAACGGCGCAGTGGTGGGCTCGGCGCTGATCGATGCGCTCAAGGCCAGCCTCGACGCCGAAGGCCGCGCCACCAAGGCCACGGTCGGTGCGGTGGCGGATCTGGTCGCCTCGCTGGCGGCCGGCGTTCGCGGTGCGAAACAGGCTGCGGAATAG
- a CDS encoding lipopolysaccharide assembly protein LapA domain-containing protein: protein MQKFLTALVLIPLGLILVVFAVANRHMVDVSFDPLDPTNPLGHIRLPLFVVIIAVAIIGVIVGGIATWFGQRRWRRAARRHQAEAIEAQNQLASLRAGLATPAQSEPRRLLLESGSTGSGRDKSRATL, encoded by the coding sequence ATGCAGAAATTCCTGACGGCCCTGGTGCTGATCCCGCTCGGTTTGATCCTCGTGGTGTTCGCGGTCGCCAACCGCCACATGGTCGACGTTTCGTTCGACCCGCTCGACCCCACCAATCCGCTCGGCCACATCCGGCTGCCGCTGTTCGTGGTGATCATCGCGGTGGCGATCATCGGCGTCATCGTCGGCGGCATCGCCACCTGGTTCGGACAACGGCGATGGCGTCGCGCCGCCCGCCGGCATCAGGCCGAAGCGATCGAAGCCCAGAACCAGCTTGCCAGCCTGCGCGCCGGCCTCGCCACACCGGCGCAGAGCGAGCCGCGCCGGCTGCTGCTCGAGAGCGGTTCCACCGGCTCCGGGCGCGACAAGTCCCGCGCGACGTTGTAA
- the cmk gene encoding (d)CMP kinase, translating to MIIAIDGPAASGKGTLAKRLAAHYGLGHLDTGVIYRAVAKAMLDAGADLADEARAAEVARTLDPARFDDPALKSQTVGEAASVVSAHPRVRAALVEFQQRFAATPPGAVLDGRDIGTVICPDAEVKIFVVASPEVRAHRRFLEAQSRGEPADEAVILADILKRDERDQNRAAAPLKQAPDAVLLDNSYLDIEGGVRAAIDIVEAVRAGRRRV from the coding sequence ATGATCATCGCAATCGACGGACCGGCCGCATCGGGCAAAGGGACGCTCGCCAAGCGGCTGGCCGCACATTACGGCCTCGGGCATCTTGATACCGGCGTGATCTACCGCGCCGTCGCCAAGGCGATGCTGGACGCTGGCGCCGACCTTGCCGACGAGGCCCGCGCCGCCGAGGTCGCCCGCACGCTCGACCCGGCGCGGTTCGACGACCCGGCGCTGAAGAGTCAAACCGTCGGCGAGGCCGCCTCGGTGGTGTCGGCGCATCCGCGGGTTCGCGCCGCGCTGGTCGAGTTCCAGCAGCGCTTCGCGGCCACGCCGCCGGGCGCCGTGCTCGACGGCCGCGACATCGGCACGGTGATCTGCCCGGATGCCGAGGTGAAGATCTTCGTGGTCGCCTCGCCCGAGGTGCGTGCTCACCGCCGCTTCCTGGAAGCACAGTCCCGCGGCGAGCCCGCCGACGAGGCGGTAATCCTGGCCGACATCCTCAAGCGCGACGAACGCGACCAGAACCGCGCCGCAGCACCGCTCAAGCAAGCACCGGATGCAGTCTTGCTCGATAATTCCTATTTGGATATAGAAGGCGGCGTCCGGGCCGCCATCGACATTGTCGAGGCCGTTCGAGCGGGCCGGCGTCGGGTCTGA
- a CDS encoding phosphoribosylanthranilate isomerase, with translation MATIVKICGLTTADTLEAAVEAGADMVGFVFFPASPRHLDIDFADALGRQVRSRAAKVALTVDADDDLLDAIVEQLRPNWLQFHGSESPERVRSIKRIYGLPVMKAIAVAGPDDLAVLPDYAAVADRILFDARPPKDATRPGGLGTAFDWKLLDGVDLKLPFLVSGGINAGNVAEALRVTRAHGIDVSSGVETSPGEKDPDLIRDFIRAARAA, from the coding sequence ATGGCCACAATCGTGAAAATCTGCGGTCTGACGACCGCCGACACCCTTGAAGCAGCGGTCGAAGCCGGCGCCGACATGGTCGGCTTCGTGTTCTTTCCCGCTTCACCGCGCCACCTCGACATCGACTTCGCCGATGCGCTCGGCCGTCAAGTCCGCAGCCGCGCCGCCAAGGTCGCGCTCACCGTCGATGCCGACGACGACCTGCTCGACGCCATCGTCGAGCAGCTTCGGCCGAACTGGCTGCAATTCCACGGCAGCGAGAGCCCGGAGCGGGTGCGTTCGATCAAGCGGATCTACGGCCTGCCGGTGATGAAGGCGATCGCGGTGGCCGGCCCGGACGATCTGGCGGTGCTGCCGGACTACGCCGCAGTCGCCGACCGCATCCTGTTCGACGCACGGCCGCCGAAGGACGCCACCCGGCCCGGCGGTCTCGGCACCGCGTTCGACTGGAAGCTCCTCGACGGCGTCGATCTCAAACTGCCGTTCCTGGTCTCCGGCGGTATCAATGCCGGCAATGTCGCCGAAGCGCTGCGGGTGACGCGCGCCCACGGAATCGACGTCTCGTCGGGGGTGGAAACCTCACCCGGCGAAAAGGACCCGGATCTGATCCGCGACTTCATCCGCGCCGCCCGCGCGGCCTAA
- the accD gene encoding acetyl-CoA carboxylase, carboxyltransferase subunit beta translates to MNWLTNVVRPKIRNILRRETPENLWIKCPDTGQLVFYKDVEQNQFVIPGSNYHMRMGALARLKSIFDNETWYDVALPEVVADPLKFRDERKYADRIKDARTKTGAHDAVRVGFGKLETSPVVVAVQDFDFMGGSLGMAAGEAIIRGMELAVEKHAPFIMFAASGGARMQEGILSLMQMPRTTVAVQMLREAKLPYIVVLTNPTTGGVTASYAMLGDIHIAEPGALIGFAGARVIEQTIREKLPDGFQRAEYLKDHGMVDMVVHRHDLRSTLARLCRLLTKSPALTVTTAVETPAEAVTQAEPEAEAPEQKTAAPAPTEPPAQPAPPQA, encoded by the coding sequence ATGAACTGGTTGACCAACGTCGTCCGTCCGAAGATCCGCAACATTCTGCGGCGCGAGACTCCGGAGAACCTCTGGATCAAATGTCCGGATACCGGGCAGCTCGTGTTCTACAAGGACGTCGAGCAGAACCAGTTCGTCATTCCCGGCTCCAACTATCACATGCGGATGGGCGCATTGGCGCGCCTGAAGTCGATCTTCGACAACGAGACCTGGTACGACGTCGCGTTGCCCGAAGTGGTGGCCGACCCGCTGAAATTCCGCGACGAGCGCAAATACGCCGACCGCATCAAGGACGCCCGGACCAAGACCGGCGCCCATGACGCGGTGCGCGTCGGCTTCGGCAAGCTCGAGACTTCGCCGGTCGTGGTCGCGGTGCAGGACTTCGACTTCATGGGCGGCTCGCTCGGCATGGCGGCCGGCGAAGCGATCATCCGCGGCATGGAGCTCGCCGTCGAAAAGCACGCACCCTTCATCATGTTCGCGGCCTCCGGCGGCGCCCGGATGCAGGAAGGCATCCTGTCGCTGATGCAGATGCCGCGCACCACCGTGGCGGTGCAGATGCTGCGCGAAGCCAAGCTGCCCTACATCGTGGTGCTGACCAACCCGACCACCGGCGGCGTCACCGCCTCCTACGCGATGCTCGGCGACATCCACATCGCCGAACCGGGTGCGCTGATCGGCTTTGCCGGCGCCCGCGTGATCGAACAGACCATCCGCGAGAAGCTGCCCGACGGCTTCCAGCGCGCCGAATATCTCAAAGACCACGGCATGGTCGACATGGTGGTGCATCGCCACGACCTGCGCTCCACGCTGGCGCGGCTGTGCCGGCTGCTGACCAAGTCGCCGGCGCTGACCGTCACCACCGCGGTCGAGACGCCGGCCGAAGCCGTCACCCAGGCCGAGCCGGAGGCCGAAGCCCCCGAGCAGAAGACCGCGGCTCCGGCGCCCACCGAGCCGCCGGCCCAGCCGGCCCCGCCGCAGGCGTGA
- the trpB gene encoding tryptophan synthase subunit beta, whose protein sequence is MNQALPNSFRSGPDERGHFGIYGGRFVAETLMPLILDLEKAYAEAKVDPAFRAEMDSHLKHYVGRPSALYFAERLTEHFGGAKIYFKREDLNHTGAHKVNNVLGQIMLAKRMGKPRVIAETGAGMHGVATATMCAKFGLECVVFMGAVDVERQQPNVLRMKALGAEVRPVTSGANTLKDAMNEALRDWVTNVHDTFYCIGTVAGPHPYPMMVRDFQAVIGQEVREQIMQAEGRLPDSLIACIGGGSNAMGLFHPFLDDPGVAIYGVEAAGHGLDKLHAASIAGGKPGVLHGNRTYLLMDADGQIEEAHSISAGLDYPGVGPEHSWLNDVGRVKFLSATDTEALDAFKLCCRLEGIIPALEPSHALAKVADLAPKLPKDHLMVVNMSGRGDKDLASVAEHLGGQF, encoded by the coding sequence ATGAACCAAGCTTTGCCGAATTCCTTCCGGTCCGGCCCCGACGAGCGCGGGCATTTCGGCATCTATGGCGGCCGCTTCGTCGCCGAGACGCTGATGCCGCTGATCCTCGATCTGGAAAAGGCCTATGCGGAAGCCAAGGTCGACCCGGCATTCCGCGCCGAGATGGACAGCCATCTCAAGCACTATGTCGGACGTCCCTCGGCGCTTTATTTCGCCGAGCGGCTGACCGAGCATTTCGGCGGCGCCAAGATCTACTTCAAGCGTGAAGACCTCAACCACACCGGCGCCCACAAGGTGAACAACGTGCTCGGCCAGATCATGCTGGCCAAGCGCATGGGCAAGCCGCGGGTGATCGCAGAGACCGGCGCCGGCATGCACGGCGTCGCCACCGCGACGATGTGCGCCAAGTTCGGTCTCGAATGCGTGGTGTTCATGGGGGCGGTCGACGTCGAACGCCAGCAGCCCAACGTGCTGCGGATGAAGGCGCTCGGTGCCGAAGTCCGCCCCGTCACCTCCGGCGCCAATACGCTGAAGGACGCGATGAACGAGGCGCTGCGTGACTGGGTCACCAACGTCCACGACACCTTCTACTGCATCGGTACCGTGGCCGGTCCGCATCCCTATCCGATGATGGTGCGCGACTTCCAGGCGGTGATCGGCCAGGAAGTCCGCGAGCAGATCATGCAGGCCGAAGGCCGCCTGCCGGACTCGCTGATCGCCTGCATCGGCGGCGGCTCCAACGCGATGGGCCTGTTCCATCCGTTCCTGGACGATCCGGGCGTCGCGATCTACGGCGTCGAAGCCGCAGGCCACGGCCTCGACAAGCTGCATGCGGCCTCGATCGCCGGTGGCAAGCCGGGCGTGCTGCACGGCAACCGCACCTACCTGTTGATGGATGCGGACGGCCAGATCGAGGAAGCGCATTCGATCTCCGCCGGCCTCGACTATCCGGGCGTCGGCCCGGAGCATTCCTGGCTGAACGACGTCGGACGGGTCAAATTCCTGTCCGCCACCGACACCGAAGCGCTCGACGCCTTCAAGCTGTGCTGTCGACTGGAAGGAATCATCCCGGCGCTGGAGCCGAGCCACGCGCTCGCCAAGGTCGCAGACCTCGCGCCGAAGCTGCCGAAGGATCACCTGATGGTCGTCAACATGTCCGGCCGCGGCGACAAGGATCTCGCCTCGGTCGCCGAACATCTCGGGGGCCAATTCTGA